In Photobacterium sp. TLY01, the following proteins share a genomic window:
- the ltaE gene encoding low-specificity L-threonine aldolase, with product MDFRSDTVTQPSPAMRQAMANAAVGDDVYGDDPTVNELEQWAAERHGFEAALFCSSGTQANLLGLMAHCERGDEYLCGQQAHNYKFEGGGAAVLGSIQPQPIENLPDGTLPFDKLAAAIKPDDSHFARTRLLSLENTINGKVLPLSYLAEARTFVDQHGLSLHLDGARVYNAMAALDVDITEIVKYFDSFTICLSKGLGAPVGSLLLGNQAFIKKARRWRKVLGGGMRQAGILAAAGKIALQENTARLKVDHDNARYLAEQLTTVPGFSTKPELVQTNILFAKVDNGINQAQLLSTLKEKGILLSQGNPMRLVTHLDVSRDDIDRLIAELKSAL from the coding sequence ATTGATTTTCGCTCTGATACCGTCACTCAGCCTTCTCCTGCCATGCGTCAGGCCATGGCGAATGCGGCCGTTGGGGACGATGTTTACGGCGACGACCCCACAGTCAATGAGCTGGAACAATGGGCTGCAGAACGACATGGCTTTGAAGCCGCGCTTTTTTGTAGTTCCGGCACACAGGCCAACTTGCTCGGGCTGATGGCACACTGCGAACGTGGTGATGAATACCTGTGCGGACAGCAGGCGCACAACTACAAGTTTGAAGGTGGCGGCGCGGCTGTGCTGGGCTCAATTCAGCCGCAGCCAATTGAGAATCTGCCTGACGGCACACTGCCTTTTGATAAGCTGGCGGCTGCCATTAAGCCGGACGACAGTCACTTCGCACGTACCAGGTTGCTCAGTCTGGAAAATACGATTAACGGCAAGGTGCTTCCGCTGTCTTATCTGGCAGAAGCCAGAACTTTTGTGGATCAACACGGCCTCTCGCTGCACTTAGATGGTGCCCGGGTTTACAACGCGATGGCAGCGCTGGATGTGGATATCACCGAAATCGTCAAATACTTCGATTCGTTCACGATTTGCCTGTCGAAAGGGCTGGGCGCACCTGTGGGCTCGCTGTTACTTGGCAATCAAGCGTTCATTAAAAAAGCCAGACGCTGGCGCAAAGTGCTGGGTGGCGGCATGCGCCAGGCCGGTATTCTGGCCGCAGCGGGTAAAATCGCACTGCAGGAAAATACAGCCCGGCTGAAAGTAGACCATGATAATGCCCGTTATTTAGCCGAGCAACTGACCACTGTACCGGGATTCAGCACTAAGCCCGAATTGGTACAAACCAATATTTTGTTCGCTAAAGTGGACAATGGAATTAATCAGGCGCAATTGCTTTCAACGCTGAAAGAGAAAGGGATTCTCCTGAGTCAGGGAAACCCAATGCGTTTGGTTACCCATTTAGATGTCAGCCGTGATGATATTGATCGCTTAATTGCAGAGCTGAAATCCGCACTGTAA
- a CDS encoding glycosyltransferase family 39 protein encodes MPSSQVQTHTISESRYPWDKLSILLFSIAIILLFWGIGWRAPWPADEPRFAEVAREMVATGQWFFPMRGGELYPDKPPVFFWSIAFFYWMTGNLKISFLLPNAFCGLLTLVLVWDLARRLWDIKTARTALFLLLLAPQFLIQAKNAQIDAMVACWITVSCYCLIRHFFLSPNWRLYHLAWAMMGLGVITKGVGFLPILMFIPMAVYFFPQRHALPKAFSKRAWFGPLVMLAVIAAWLIPLLILTGVNDDPQFQAYRDNILFRQTAERYANSLGHLQPWHYFISSVIPVFWFPLPFMVIAFWKPLRDSWKRYPVVWVLLSWVVLVVVFFSISPGKRGVYVLPALPMLALALSPAVDLLDNKRWLHWLIMTVLTLIGVVLFFGGIAGIAGLEKAVRELEEQTLQAGVMLCITGGIWLATLWYRRTHNAYLTMGGLLAITWLIFASWGYHLLDPNRTPKAIMAEIAHSVGHDSELGLVNFKEQHILFSSQTVTHFSYLAPIAEQERRAWAWLHEAPDRYVLIPDSAKVSCFVMSKGKDMGLAHRRHWMLFEPSSAEPECTPPQSMRKFVTQRPYPW; translated from the coding sequence ATGCCATCAAGCCAGGTTCAAACCCATACGATCAGTGAATCAAGATATCCATGGGATAAACTGAGCATCCTGCTATTTTCAATCGCTATTATCCTGCTCTTCTGGGGAATTGGCTGGCGGGCGCCCTGGCCAGCCGATGAGCCACGTTTTGCCGAAGTTGCCCGGGAAATGGTCGCGACCGGACAGTGGTTCTTTCCAATGCGAGGCGGCGAGCTATACCCGGACAAACCACCCGTCTTCTTTTGGAGTATCGCTTTTTTTTACTGGATGACAGGCAATCTGAAAATCTCTTTTCTGCTGCCAAACGCTTTTTGTGGCCTGTTGACTCTGGTGCTGGTTTGGGATTTAGCTCGCAGGCTGTGGGATATCAAAACCGCAAGAACCGCTCTTTTCCTGCTGTTATTGGCACCGCAGTTTTTGATCCAGGCAAAAAATGCCCAAATCGACGCCATGGTGGCCTGCTGGATTACCGTTTCCTGCTATTGCCTGATTCGTCACTTTTTCCTATCACCGAACTGGCGCTTGTATCATCTGGCCTGGGCAATGATGGGGCTGGGTGTTATTACAAAGGGGGTCGGTTTTTTACCCATACTCATGTTTATTCCGATGGCCGTCTATTTTTTCCCGCAGCGTCACGCCCTTCCAAAGGCTTTTTCTAAGCGAGCCTGGTTTGGGCCCTTAGTCATGCTAGCCGTCATTGCAGCCTGGTTAATCCCTCTCCTTATCCTGACCGGTGTCAATGATGACCCGCAATTTCAGGCTTACCGGGATAATATTTTGTTCAGGCAGACAGCAGAGCGCTATGCCAATTCGCTTGGGCATCTGCAACCCTGGCATTATTTTATTTCGTCGGTGATCCCGGTATTCTGGTTTCCACTCCCCTTTATGGTTATTGCATTCTGGAAGCCCTTACGCGATTCCTGGAAACGATACCCCGTTGTTTGGGTGCTCCTGAGCTGGGTCGTTCTGGTGGTTGTATTCTTTAGCATTAGCCCAGGAAAACGCGGTGTCTACGTCCTGCCGGCATTACCTATGCTGGCGCTCGCACTGAGCCCGGCGGTTGACCTTCTGGACAACAAACGATGGCTCCATTGGCTAATCATGACAGTGCTTACTCTGATTGGCGTTGTATTGTTTTTTGGCGGTATTGCAGGTATCGCTGGGCTGGAAAAAGCCGTTCGCGAGCTTGAAGAACAGACTTTACAAGCCGGTGTCATGCTTTGCATCACAGGTGGAATATGGCTGGCGACACTCTGGTACCGGCGAACTCACAACGCTTATCTGACCATGGGAGGGTTACTCGCAATCACCTGGCTTATTTTTGCCAGTTGGGGATATCATTTACTGGACCCAAACCGCACGCCAAAGGCGATCATGGCGGAGATTGCCCACAGTGTCGGTCATGATTCTGAGCTAGGCTTGGTCAATTTCAAAGAGCAGCATATCCTGTTTTCATCACAAACCGTGACTCACTTCAGCTATCTTGCTCCGATAGCCGAACAGGAGCGACGAGCCTGGGCCTGGTTACATGAAGCGCCGGATCGGTATGTGCTAATCCCGGATTCTGCAAAAGTCAGTTGTTTTGTGATGAGCAAAGGAAAAGATATGGGGCTGGCCCACCGACGTCATTGGATGCTGTTTGAACCGTCATCAGCAGAGCCTGAATGTACTCCCCCACAATCCATGCGAAAATTCGTGACTCAACGGCCATATCCCTGGTAA
- a CDS encoding TVP38/TMEM64 family protein: MNKLYVKATIILTCLLALYLLIRNDWMPSFTDHHLIAHWLDHAGPLKWLSLYVSAIVFIGAGGPRQAIAFLFGFLFGGPLGIVIALLVTLAGSMGCFLLARHIIGLLLEQRFTKYLRLFEKSLLHDPAKKILIIRLLPVGSNLFTNLFSGACKLKTSAFVIGSLLGFLPQTAVFAMAGSGVRLSDHHQMTISILLFTLSSALGIYLYFNREKSTRDATHAIKPGSNPYDQ, translated from the coding sequence ATGAATAAGCTGTATGTCAAAGCGACAATCATCTTAACCTGCCTATTGGCTCTTTATCTGCTGATTCGCAATGACTGGATGCCATCATTTACCGATCATCATCTCATCGCCCACTGGCTGGACCATGCGGGTCCGTTGAAGTGGCTGTCGCTTTATGTATCGGCAATTGTTTTCATTGGTGCTGGCGGGCCGCGTCAGGCCATTGCATTCTTGTTTGGTTTTTTATTTGGTGGACCACTTGGCATCGTGATCGCTTTACTGGTGACGCTGGCTGGATCTATGGGCTGCTTCCTGCTGGCAAGGCATATCATCGGCCTATTACTTGAGCAGCGCTTTACAAAGTATCTGCGTCTGTTCGAGAAATCCTTGCTTCATGACCCAGCCAAGAAAATTCTCATTATTCGTTTGCTCCCTGTCGGCAGCAACCTTTTCACCAACTTGTTTTCCGGGGCTTGCAAGCTGAAAACAAGCGCTTTCGTCATCGGTTCTCTTCTAGGCTTTTTGCCTCAAACCGCTGTATTTGCGATGGCAGGCTCAGGCGTTCGTCTGTCAGACCATCATCAGATGACCATCAGTATTTTACTTTTTACACTATCCAGTGCTTTAGGGATCTATCTGTACTTCAACCGGGAAAAATCGACCAGGGACGCGACACATGCCATCAAGCCAGGTTCAAACCCATACGATCAGTGA
- a CDS encoding glycosyltransferase family 2 protein: MCVVTYPLVSAVIPAKDESMNLPMLLSEIQSVLSDHCQFEIIVVDDGSTDHTYAVCDEWGQNHPDVALTVVRHQHAVGQSTALLTAVHQAKGEWIVTLDGDGQNDPADIPALMDAAAKQDNPHFCIAGYRKNRQDTEWKRFQSRFANAIRQAVLKDGVKDTGCGLKLIPRRTYLALPYFDHMHRFLPALIRRLDGQIDVVPVNHRGRWGGVSKYNALNRAWVGFIDMCGVLWLSRRCKNPQIENISQRATHE, from the coding sequence ATGTGTGTGGTGACCTACCCGCTTGTTTCTGCAGTAATCCCCGCCAAAGATGAATCAATGAATCTTCCAATGTTGCTGAGTGAAATTCAATCAGTGCTGAGCGATCACTGCCAGTTCGAGATTATCGTTGTTGATGATGGCAGCACTGATCATACCTATGCTGTATGCGATGAATGGGGACAAAACCACCCCGATGTGGCGCTAACCGTGGTTCGTCACCAGCATGCTGTTGGACAAAGTACGGCTTTATTGACCGCGGTCCATCAGGCCAAAGGAGAGTGGATAGTCACGCTGGACGGCGACGGGCAAAATGACCCAGCCGATATTCCGGCGTTAATGGACGCAGCGGCCAAGCAGGACAATCCGCATTTCTGTATTGCAGGCTACCGGAAAAACCGACAAGACACTGAATGGAAGCGATTTCAGTCCAGATTTGCAAACGCCATTCGCCAGGCTGTACTCAAAGATGGCGTCAAAGATACGGGCTGCGGCCTGAAACTCATTCCTCGTCGCACTTACCTTGCTTTGCCATATTTCGACCATATGCACCGTTTTTTACCTGCTCTGATCCGCCGCTTAGATGGACAGATTGATGTGGTGCCAGTCAATCACAGAGGCCGCTGGGGAGGTGTATCAAAATACAATGCGCTTAACCGTGCCTGGGTCGGCTTCATTGATATGTGTGGCGTGTTATGGCTCAGTCGCCGCTGTAAAAACCCACAAATAGAAAACATCAGCCAACGGGCAACACATGAATAA
- a CDS encoding isopenicillin N synthase family oxygenase has protein sequence MKLEAIDFTADDAQARFVESLRETGFGVLKNHPLQQELVSSIYDNWQAFFDSEEKYAFRFNTNMQDGFFPPDVSETAKGHNQKDIKEFFHYYPWGQCPDALKDQLQDYYAQANALASTLLSWVEKHSPAEVSALYSQSLSSMIENSDKTLLRVLHYPPLKGEEGLGAIRAGAHEDINLLTVLPAANEPGLQVKAKTGEWLDVPCEFGNLIINIGDMLQEASGGYFPSTTHRVINPEGADKTKSRISLPLFLHPKPEVVLSERHTADSYLMERLKELGLI, from the coding sequence ATGAAATTAGAAGCGATTGACTTTACTGCTGATGACGCACAAGCGCGTTTCGTTGAATCACTGCGCGAAACCGGCTTTGGCGTCCTGAAAAACCATCCTTTGCAGCAGGAGCTGGTCAGCTCCATCTATGATAACTGGCAAGCATTTTTTGATTCCGAAGAAAAATACGCTTTTCGTTTCAATACCAACATGCAAGATGGCTTTTTCCCGCCAGACGTTTCTGAAACGGCGAAAGGCCATAATCAGAAAGATATCAAAGAGTTTTTTCACTATTACCCATGGGGTCAGTGCCCTGACGCGCTGAAAGATCAATTGCAGGATTATTATGCCCAGGCTAATGCGCTGGCATCGACCTTGCTGTCCTGGGTAGAAAAGCACTCACCGGCCGAGGTATCAGCCCTGTATTCGCAGTCTTTATCGAGCATGATTGAAAACAGTGACAAAACCTTGCTCCGCGTTTTGCATTATCCGCCTCTGAAGGGTGAGGAAGGGCTGGGCGCTATCCGCGCCGGTGCGCATGAAGATATTAATCTGCTGACAGTACTGCCAGCTGCCAATGAGCCAGGATTGCAGGTAAAAGCCAAAACAGGTGAGTGGCTGGATGTACCGTGTGAGTTCGGAAACCTGATCATAAACATTGGCGACATGCTGCAGGAAGCGTCTGGCGGTTACTTCCCGTCAACGACTCACCGTGTGATTAACCCTGAAGGGGCAGATAAAACGAAATCGCGTATTTCTCTGCCACTTTTCTTGCACCCGAAGCCAGAGGTTGTTCTGTCAGAGCGTCATACCGCTGACAGCTACCTGATGGAGCGCCTGAAAGAGCTGGGCCTGATTTAA
- the msrQ gene encoding protein-methionine-sulfoxide reductase heme-binding subunit MsrQ, translated as MTSVSTARQKKYRISPRQITALKVVIHLVSLFFFVLLIFQTFKGQLGADPVQGLSHFTGKAALNTLFITLLISPLAQWWKQGSLVKVRRLLGLYSFFWAVLHLLVYVLLDLNLDWALLASEIAERPYLTVGAVCWLILLALAMTSTQSMQRRLGKRWQQLHYWVYLAVLLAPVHYFWSVKSGVVEPLLYIAGAIMLLSFRKKTFKRWIPKFHQQTPSEER; from the coding sequence ATGACATCAGTTTCAACAGCACGCCAGAAAAAATACCGTATCAGCCCGCGTCAGATCACCGCCCTGAAAGTGGTGATCCATCTGGTGTCTTTGTTTTTCTTTGTGTTACTGATCTTCCAGACGTTCAAAGGCCAGCTCGGGGCCGATCCGGTTCAGGGACTCAGCCACTTCACCGGCAAAGCCGCCTTGAATACCTTGTTCATCACACTGCTGATCTCTCCGCTGGCCCAATGGTGGAAACAAGGGAGTCTGGTCAAAGTCCGACGGTTACTGGGACTTTACAGTTTCTTCTGGGCGGTTCTGCACCTGCTGGTGTATGTCCTGCTTGATCTGAATCTGGACTGGGCATTGCTGGCAAGCGAAATTGCCGAACGGCCTTACCTGACCGTGGGTGCTGTCTGCTGGTTAATTCTGTTGGCACTTGCCATGACCTCAACGCAAAGCATGCAGCGCCGGTTAGGCAAGCGCTGGCAACAACTTCACTATTGGGTGTATCTGGCCGTGCTACTGGCGCCAGTGCATTACTTTTGGTCGGTAAAATCCGGTGTTGTTGAGCCGCTGCTTTATATCGCCGGCGCCATAATGTTACTGAGTTTCCGGAAGAAGACCTTCAAGCGTTGGATACCCAAATTTCATCAGCAGACTCCCTCTGAAGAGAGATAA
- the msrP gene encoding protein-methionine-sulfoxide reductase catalytic subunit MsrP, which translates to MRIRSTPSWQLKESDVTPESVYHQRRDILKKLGITLATLPLATQAQANIFDVFSDEEKIPDRRRALKAPDSTRFHPDLSLTPEDKILKYNNFYEFGTDKSDPARRAANFVTDPWKVDVSGMITRPFTLDYDDIFKRFPIEERIYRLRCVEAWSMNVPWIGFPLASLLRYAQPTSHAKYVAFETLYDPKQMPGQASRRLGGGIDYPYVEGLRLDEAMHPLTLIAVGLYGKTLAPQNGAPLRLVVPWKYGFKSIKSIVKITLTDKQPPTTWNLLAPQEYGFYANVNPQVDHPRWSQASERFIGEGNLFSSRRQPTLPFNGYASEVAGLYQGMDLRKFY; encoded by the coding sequence ATGCGTATTCGATCAACCCCGTCCTGGCAACTGAAGGAAAGTGATGTCACGCCGGAGTCGGTTTATCACCAACGCCGCGACATTCTCAAAAAGCTCGGGATTACCCTGGCAACACTGCCACTCGCCACGCAAGCCCAGGCCAATATCTTTGACGTTTTTAGTGATGAAGAAAAAATACCGGATCGCCGACGGGCACTCAAAGCCCCAGATTCCACACGTTTTCACCCGGACCTGTCTTTGACACCTGAAGACAAAATTCTGAAATATAATAATTTTTATGAATTTGGGACCGACAAGTCTGATCCTGCTCGCCGGGCAGCGAATTTTGTGACCGATCCATGGAAAGTGGATGTCAGCGGCATGATTACCCGCCCTTTCACGCTCGATTATGACGACATATTTAAACGCTTTCCAATTGAAGAGCGCATTTACCGGCTGCGTTGTGTTGAAGCCTGGTCGATGAACGTGCCTTGGATCGGCTTCCCGCTAGCCTCACTGCTGAGGTATGCACAGCCAACCAGTCACGCAAAATATGTCGCTTTCGAGACATTGTATGACCCGAAACAGATGCCGGGACAAGCCTCACGCCGGCTGGGCGGCGGGATTGATTACCCGTATGTCGAAGGCCTGCGCCTGGACGAAGCGATGCATCCTTTAACTCTGATTGCTGTCGGCTTATACGGGAAAACGCTGGCACCGCAAAACGGTGCGCCGCTCCGATTGGTTGTCCCCTGGAAATACGGTTTCAAAAGCATCAAATCTATCGTCAAAATTACACTGACGGATAAACAACCACCCACCACCTGGAATCTGCTTGCGCCTCAAGAATACGGTTTTTACGCCAACGTAAATCCGCAAGTGGATCACCCAAGATGGAGCCAGGCCAGTGAGCGCTTTATCGGCGAAGGCAATTTGTTCAGCAGCCGTCGTCAGCCAACTCTGCCTTTCAATGGTTATGCCTCTGAAGTCGCGGGGCTTTATCAAGGAATGGATTTGAGGAAGTTTTATTGA
- a CDS encoding cupin domain-containing protein has translation MSSTAEAPFEPINMNREQRVVINTQAQHWQASPATGVWRIPLEREAKETGEVTSIVRYEPNTHFSTHYHPNGEEIFVVSGIFQDEFGHYPAGTYIRNPANTRHAPASDSGCTLYVKLNMFPEGDREPLRIDTHNARWQPGHYPGQSVLPLHGYGSDRTVIMQWHAGSTLPPQSYAGGLEIYILAGSFYDEWGEYSEGFWLRTPPGSAHQPATRDGCLLLVKTGHITQ, from the coding sequence ATGAGTTCCACCGCTGAGGCTCCCTTTGAGCCGATTAACATGAACAGAGAGCAACGTGTGGTGATCAACACCCAGGCACAACACTGGCAGGCATCCCCGGCAACCGGCGTATGGCGTATTCCACTGGAGCGGGAGGCAAAAGAGACGGGGGAAGTCACCAGCATTGTCCGCTATGAACCCAACACGCACTTTTCAACCCATTACCATCCAAACGGCGAAGAAATCTTTGTCGTCAGCGGCATCTTTCAGGATGAGTTTGGCCACTACCCGGCCGGCACCTATATCCGGAACCCGGCAAACACCCGTCATGCGCCTGCCAGCGACAGCGGCTGCACACTATATGTCAAACTGAACATGTTTCCGGAAGGCGACAGAGAACCGCTCAGGATTGATACCCATAACGCCAGATGGCAGCCCGGTCATTACCCCGGACAATCAGTGCTCCCGCTACATGGTTACGGCTCAGATCGCACAGTCATCATGCAGTGGCACGCGGGTTCGACGCTGCCGCCACAAAGTTACGCAGGCGGCCTTGAAATTTATATCCTTGCCGGCAGCTTTTATGATGAATGGGGAGAATATAGCGAAGGTTTCTGGCTTCGCACGCCACCGGGCAGCGCTCACCAGCCTGCAACCCGAGATGGCTGTCTGCTTTTAGTCAAAACTGGCCATATCACGCAATAA
- a CDS encoding fatty acid desaturase — MSHPKPPIIWLNLMIFTLTFSIAAIGAPLYAYFVGFDWQQGLMLLAAFSYCGLSITAGYHRLWSHKAYEANAAVRFIYAIGGAFALQNSVLHWSSDHRIHHRHVDNNDVDPYSAKRGFFYSHIGWMLREYQAHRYTDYSNCRDLQKDKIVMWQHKYYVPLAVATNFGIPLLFGLIHGDVWGALLLFGVVRLVLSHHTTFFINSLAHIWGSQPYTDKNTARDNGFLAFLTFGEGYHNYHHIFENDYRNGIRWWQFDPTKWLIKCLSWFGLASNLRTCPEDKIEKARATMMLKRIQTRLSAGPDSRVVLQKVEAEYDVLIQKISEYYATRKQLLEVKRQALRDQYDNLDIVKQYQEIKARLEQQRRDWKLLTAQYA, encoded by the coding sequence ATGTCACATCCCAAGCCGCCAATCATCTGGCTCAATTTGATGATCTTTACCCTTACTTTTTCCATCGCTGCGATTGGTGCACCTCTTTATGCTTACTTTGTCGGGTTCGACTGGCAGCAAGGGCTGATGCTGCTGGCAGCTTTCAGCTACTGTGGGTTGTCGATTACCGCGGGCTATCACCGTCTTTGGTCGCATAAAGCGTATGAAGCAAATGCTGCCGTGCGTTTTATCTATGCGATTGGTGGTGCATTCGCGCTGCAAAACAGCGTTTTGCACTGGTCCTCTGATCACCGGATTCACCACCGCCATGTGGATAATAACGATGTTGATCCGTATTCCGCCAAGCGTGGTTTCTTCTATAGTCACATCGGCTGGATGCTGCGTGAATATCAGGCACACCGCTATACGGATTACTCAAACTGCCGCGATTTACAAAAAGATAAGATTGTCATGTGGCAGCACAAGTATTACGTCCCCCTGGCTGTGGCGACAAATTTTGGCATTCCGCTGTTGTTTGGCCTGATACACGGAGATGTCTGGGGAGCCTTGCTGTTATTCGGAGTTGTTCGTCTGGTGCTCAGTCACCACACGACCTTCTTTATCAACTCTCTGGCCCATATCTGGGGTTCGCAACCTTATACGGATAAAAATACGGCACGGGATAATGGGTTTCTGGCTTTCCTGACTTTTGGTGAGGGCTATCATAATTACCATCACATCTTTGAAAATGACTACCGGAACGGCATTCGCTGGTGGCAGTTTGATCCAACAAAGTGGCTAATCAAATGTCTGTCCTGGTTCGGTCTTGCCAGTAACCTGCGTACTTGCCCGGAAGATAAAATTGAAAAGGCGAGGGCGACCATGATGCTGAAACGTATTCAGACGCGTCTGAGTGCCGGACCGGATAGCCGGGTTGTGTTGCAAAAAGTGGAAGCCGAGTATGACGTGCTGATTCAGAAAATTTCAGAATACTACGCGACCCGAAAACAGTTACTTGAGGTGAAAAGACAGGCGCTTCGCGACCAGTATGACAACCTGGATATTGTGAAGCAATATCAGGAAATCAAAGCCCGGCTGGAACAACAGCGCCGCGACTGGAAACTCCTGACAGCTCAATATGCCTGA
- a CDS encoding L,D-transpeptidase family protein: MYRSLLCTLIGLASMGANAIEYQLPTNGSKLVGNVEYYQVPENEKESIADIANHFDVGFLAVMEANKGVDPFLPEPGTMLTIPTRLILPDVPHEGIVINLAELRLYYFPPDKDSVYVFPIGIGRIGRETPVMTTSISQKIVGPTWTPTANIRKEYREERGIELPAVIPAGPDNPLGEYAMRLAHSRGEYLIHGTNKDFGIGMRVSSGCIRMNPWDIEWLFPQIPKGTKVRVINQPLKETREPDGSLYVEVHQPLSKSEAEAGQAKAVKPSRALVNAVESDKQAITRLSQALQSQEGVPIAID; encoded by the coding sequence GTGTATCGCTCATTACTTTGTACTCTGATTGGCCTGGCTTCAATGGGTGCGAATGCTATTGAATATCAACTTCCTACCAACGGCAGTAAGCTCGTTGGCAATGTGGAGTATTATCAGGTTCCTGAGAATGAAAAAGAGAGTATCGCTGACATAGCGAACCACTTTGACGTGGGCTTTTTAGCTGTGATGGAAGCAAATAAAGGGGTTGATCCTTTCTTGCCTGAACCGGGAACTATGCTGACTATCCCAACCAGACTCATTCTGCCTGATGTTCCGCATGAAGGGATTGTGATCAACCTGGCTGAGTTGCGTTTGTACTATTTCCCGCCAGATAAGGATTCTGTGTATGTGTTTCCTATCGGCATTGGCCGGATCGGCCGCGAAACACCTGTGATGACCACGTCAATCAGCCAGAAAATCGTGGGTCCAACCTGGACGCCAACGGCGAACATCCGCAAAGAGTACCGTGAAGAACGCGGTATTGAACTGCCTGCAGTCATTCCGGCAGGTCCGGATAACCCCTTGGGTGAGTATGCGATGCGACTTGCTCACAGCCGGGGTGAATACCTGATCCACGGTACAAACAAAGACTTCGGAATTGGGATGCGTGTCAGCTCGGGTTGTATCCGCATGAACCCTTGGGATATTGAGTGGTTGTTCCCCCAGATACCGAAAGGCACCAAAGTGCGGGTGATCAATCAACCGTTAAAAGAAACACGTGAGCCGGATGGCAGTTTGTATGTTGAAGTGCATCAGCCATTGTCAAAATCAGAGGCCGAAGCGGGCCAGGCGAAAGCTGTGAAGCCAAGTCGTGCGCTTGTGAATGCGGTTGAAAGTGATAAACAAGCGATTACGCGCTTGTCTCAGGCTTTACAATCGCAAGAAGGCGTACCAATCGCGATTGATTAA
- a CDS encoding Lpp/OprI family alanine-zipper lipoprotein, producing the protein MNRSLSILTGIILSATLIGCSSSDEVDQMQQLTNKVDMLSDQVGALQSQQDQMAGAVNDARASADAAYQEAMRANQRIDNMASSYRK; encoded by the coding sequence ATGAACCGTTCATTATCTATCCTTACTGGTATCATTCTGAGTGCAACTTTGATTGGCTGTTCAAGCTCAGATGAAGTAGATCAGATGCAACAACTAACCAATAAAGTAGACATGCTTTCTGACCAAGTAGGTGCACTGCAAAGTCAGCAAGATCAGATGGCCGGCGCCGTTAACGACGCTCGTGCTTCTGCAGATGCTGCTTACCAGGAAGCAATGCGTGCTAACCAGCGTATTGACAACATGGCTAGTTCGTATCGTAAGTAA
- a CDS encoding SCO family protein has protein sequence MKIQWIILAVALIAGLATRYFVDRHDVSVAEAEQSSGQLESGKASVDLFNTSDNRLRVVYFGFTHCPDVCPTSLAILGAALKAITPDTLNKVWPVFITLDPERDTPEKSAQYAQYFHQNITGMTGTMEQTQLLAKKYGVLFMKTKQEDSALEYSVDHSSYFYLLKPDGTLLEKVPHTLNPNILVDAIDRNERLLIEN, from the coding sequence GTGAAAATTCAATGGATAATTCTGGCCGTAGCCTTGATCGCTGGCCTCGCTACCCGTTACTTTGTAGACCGTCATGACGTCAGTGTTGCAGAAGCTGAGCAATCAAGCGGTCAGCTTGAGAGCGGTAAAGCGTCAGTCGACTTGTTCAATACCAGTGATAACCGACTGCGTGTTGTCTACTTCGGTTTCACGCATTGTCCGGATGTCTGCCCAACGTCTCTGGCTATTTTGGGTGCTGCTTTGAAAGCCATCACGCCGGATACGTTAAATAAAGTTTGGCCTGTGTTTATTACTTTAGATCCAGAAAGGGACACCCCTGAAAAAAGTGCGCAATACGCGCAATACTTCCATCAGAATATTACGGGTATGACGGGGACGATGGAGCAAACCCAATTACTGGCGAAGAAGTATGGCGTCCTCTTTATGAAAACCAAACAGGAAGATTCAGCATTAGAATATTCCGTCGATCACAGCTCGTATTTTTATCTGCTAAAACCCGACGGCACCTTGCTGGAAAAAGTGCCTCACACGCTGAATCCCAATATCCTGGTAGACGCTATTGACAGGAATGAACGTCTCTTGATTGAGAATTAA